A genome region from Setaria italica strain Yugu1 chromosome III, Setaria_italica_v2.0, whole genome shotgun sequence includes the following:
- the LOC101765639 gene encoding serine/threonine protein phosphatase 2A 57 kDa regulatory subunit B' kappa isoform yields the protein MWKQFLSKLPRKSSASGDSGQCSNGTGIQRTSSLGSIPPSRPASAIRRMSSAVFPSSVVAGIEPLVSFKDVPNSEKQNLFVSKLSLCCVVFDFSDPNKSSVEKDIKRQALLDLIEFVESSNARFSEASIAACARMCAINLFRAFPPNYRSGSCGGEGDEDEPMFDPAWCHLQLVYELLLKFIGSSSLDAKVGKKHFDHSFIVKLLNLLDSEDPRERDCLKTILHRIYGKFMVHRPFIRKAVSNIFYQFVFETDRHNGIAELLEVFGSVISGFALPLKEEHKIFLWRVLIPLHKPKSVGLYLQQLTYCVTQFLEKDPKLASSVIIGLLRYWPITNCQKEVMFLSEIEEILESTSQAEFQKCMVPLFRRIAHCITSSHFQVAERALFVWNNDHIISLIAQNRQVIMPLVVPALEQNIQNHWNQAVLNLTLNVKKMFSEMDEDLFSSCLAKYKEDEEKRVSFEVKRKLTWEKLESAAAFQPVTGHTAVLVGHQPSANMTATLI from the exons ATGTGGAAACAGTTTCTCAGCAAGCTGCCCCGGAAGTCCTCGGCCTCCGGGGACTCAGGTCAGTGCAGCAATGGCACCGGGATACAGCGCACGAGCAGCTTGGGAAGCATCCCACCTAGCCGCCCGGCTTCCGCCATTAGGCGCATGTCGTCTGCCGTCTTCCCCTCAAGTGTTGTCGCTGGCATTGAGCCGTTGGTTTCCTTCAAGGATGTCCCAAACTCGGAGAAGCAGAACCTGTTTGTGAGCAAGTTGAGCCTGTGCTGCGTCGTCTTTGATTTCTCGGACCCGAACAAGAGTTCGGTGGAGAAGGATATCAAAAGGCAGGCATTGCTGGATCTTATAGAGTTTGTTGAATCTAGCAATGCTCGCTTCTCAGAGGCCTCGATTGCTGCCTGCGCTAGGATGTGTGCCATCAACCTGTTCCGTGCATTTCCTCCAAATTACAGGTCTGGTTCATGTGGTGGTGAGGGTGATGAGGACGAGCCGATGTTCGATCCTGCATGGTGCCATCTGCAGCTTGTGTATGAGctactactgaaatttattggATCCTCATCCTTGGATGCAAAGGTAGGGAAGAAACACTTTGATCACTCATTCATTGTGAAGCTCCTTAATCTTCTCGATTCCGAGGATCCAAGAGAAAGGGATTGTTTGAAAACTATTCTGCACAGGATATATGGGAAGTTCATGGTACACCGTCCTTTCATCCGCAAAGCAGTGAGCAATATATTCTACCAGTTTGTCTTTGAGACTGATCGGCACAATGGGATTGCTGAGCTGCTGGAGGTCTTTGGCAGTGTCATTAGTGGCTTTGCATTGCCTTTGAAGGAAGAACACAAGATTTTTCTTTGGAGAGTTTTGATTCCTTTACACAAACCAAAATCAGTTGGTTTGTATCTCCAGCAGTTGACCTACTGTGTGACACAGTTTCTAGAAAAGGACCCAAAGCTTGCAAGCTCTGTCATTATTGGCTTGTTAAGATACTGGCCAATAACAAATTGTCAGAAGGAAGTGATGTTTCTTAGTGAGATCGAAGAGATCTTAGAGTCTACCAGCCAGGCAGAATTCCAGAAATGTATGGTTCCATTATTTCGACGGATTGCTCATTGCATCACCAGTTCTCACTTCCAG GTTGCTGAAAGAGCACTCTTCGTATGGAACAATGATCACATTATCAGCTTGATCGCACAAAACCGCCAAGTGATCATGCCTCTCGTTGTTCCAGCACTAGAACAGAATATTCAGAATCACTGGAACCAAGCAGTCCTGAATCTGACTCTGAATGTAAAGAAGATGTTTTCTGAGATGGACGAGGATCTCTTCTCATCATGTCTGGCTAAGTACAAGGAGGATGAAGAAAAGCGGGTTTCATTCGAAGTGAAGCGGAAGCTGACCTGGGAGAAGCTCGAGTCAGCTGCAGCTTTCCAGCCAGTGACTGGCCATACAGCCGTCCTAGTAGGCCACCAGCCGTCAGCAAATATGACTGCCACCCTGATCTAG